A region from the Gemmatimonadaceae bacterium genome encodes:
- a CDS encoding PAS domain-containing protein has translation MSATQLEVAAAPLTLLADVAARLNTEHEIVRKATDVLECVVRSTGAAECSLWLVTPQGLVCAARAGKSGVAAAQVSEGMEGGGRDGLLVRRLVAGASRMGALALRTEGPVPSEVGVAFGVVANMLAPVLGWAERTRELEGEVARHTRAADEERRFIHQVVDSLPVSLYVIDRAYRVSVWNRGRESGSQGVRRDLALGKTIFEILHRAPAEKLRREFDEVFRTARIQQYHLETKATGEPRTYRITKIPMQLVEGEPPTHVITIGEDVTDFSASQERFAQSEKLAAMGQLAAGVMHEVNNPLATITACADSLGARFDDLAEEGVRVPGAARDTLGIIQSEVARCKTIVGSLLDFARPVSKDKAMTDVNAVVEQALSLLRHQQQFKRLQMQSFLDQDLPRIMASSEQLLQVFIAMLQNAADATEHDGSITVRTRRGPSTHEAVIAEVIDEGRGIARSDLQHIFEPFYTTKEPGRGTGLGLSICYSIVTGHGGRIEVDSAVGAGSTFRLLLPEGIPT, from the coding sequence ATGTCAGCAACACAACTCGAAGTCGCTGCCGCTCCGCTCACGCTGCTGGCGGACGTGGCCGCGCGGCTGAACACCGAGCACGAGATCGTGCGCAAGGCGACCGACGTGCTCGAGTGCGTCGTACGCTCGACCGGCGCCGCGGAGTGCAGTCTCTGGCTCGTGACGCCGCAGGGGCTGGTGTGCGCGGCGCGTGCGGGAAAGTCGGGGGTCGCCGCCGCGCAGGTCTCCGAGGGCATGGAGGGCGGAGGTCGGGATGGCCTGCTGGTGCGCCGACTCGTGGCGGGCGCCAGTCGCATGGGCGCGCTGGCACTCCGCACGGAGGGTCCGGTGCCCTCCGAGGTCGGCGTGGCCTTTGGCGTCGTGGCCAACATGCTCGCCCCGGTGCTCGGGTGGGCGGAGCGCACGCGGGAGCTCGAGGGCGAGGTGGCGCGTCACACCCGGGCCGCCGACGAGGAACGTCGCTTCATCCACCAGGTGGTCGACTCGCTGCCGGTGAGTCTGTACGTCATCGATCGCGCCTACCGCGTCTCGGTCTGGAACCGCGGCCGCGAAAGCGGCTCGCAGGGCGTGCGCCGCGACCTCGCGTTAGGCAAGACCATCTTCGAGATCCTGCACCGGGCCCCGGCCGAGAAGCTCCGCCGGGAGTTCGACGAGGTGTTCCGCACCGCGCGCATCCAGCAGTACCACCTGGAGACGAAGGCGACCGGTGAGCCGCGGACCTATCGCATCACCAAGATCCCCATGCAGCTCGTCGAGGGCGAGCCGCCGACGCACGTGATCACGATCGGCGAGGACGTCACCGATTTCTCGGCGAGCCAGGAGCGCTTCGCGCAGTCAGAGAAGCTGGCGGCGATGGGACAGCTCGCGGCGGGTGTCATGCACGAGGTCAACAACCCGCTCGCCACGATCACGGCGTGCGCGGACAGTCTCGGGGCGCGGTTCGATGACCTCGCGGAAGAAGGCGTGCGCGTACCGGGCGCGGCGCGCGACACGCTGGGAATCATCCAGAGCGAGGTCGCTCGCTGCAAGACGATCGTCGGGTCGCTGCTCGACTTCGCACGCCCCGTGTCGAAGGACAAGGCGATGACCGACGTCAATGCGGTCGTCGAGCAGGCGTTGTCGCTCCTCCGCCACCAGCAGCAGTTCAAGCGACTGCAGATGCAGTCGTTCCTGGACCAGGATCTCCCGCGGATCATGGCCTCGTCTGAACAGCTGCTCCAGGTGTTCATCGCCATGCTGCAGAACGCGGCCGACGCGACGGAACACGACGGATCAATAACCGTGCGCACGCGGCGAGGCCCGTCGACGCACGAGGCCGTGATCGCCGAGGTGATCGATGAAGGTCGCGGCATCGCTCGCAGCGACCTGCAACACATCTTCGAACCGTTCTACACCACCAAGGAACCCGGTCGGGGCACCGGCCTCGGGCTCTCCATCTGCTACTCCATCGTGACCGGCCATGGTGGTCGGATCGAGGTTGACAGCGCCGTCGGCGCTGGCAGCACGTTCCGGTTGCTCCTGCCGGAAGGGATCCCCACATGA
- a CDS encoding response regulator transcription factor has product MKVLVIEDDPTVGSFVKRGLEEQRWGVSLVTDGEAGERAAIDEPFDVVILDMRLPGKSGLEVLSGLRSRGFEKPVLVLTAQDAVDAKVATLRAGADDYVTKPFAFEELLARVEALARRPRAMVSPVLRVSDLELNRDTREVTRGGDAVDLTPKEFAVLEYLMRHAGRVMSRTLITEYAWGYHFDPGTNIVDVVINHLRKKVDAKHPRKLITTVRGVGYVVK; this is encoded by the coding sequence ATGAAAGTTCTGGTCATCGAGGACGACCCGACCGTTGGTTCCTTCGTCAAGCGTGGTCTCGAGGAACAGCGGTGGGGGGTCTCCCTGGTGACCGACGGCGAGGCCGGCGAACGGGCGGCGATCGATGAGCCGTTCGACGTCGTGATCCTCGACATGCGTCTGCCCGGGAAGTCCGGACTGGAGGTGCTGTCCGGCCTGCGTTCCCGCGGCTTCGAGAAGCCCGTCCTGGTGCTCACCGCCCAGGACGCCGTGGACGCCAAGGTGGCGACGCTCCGCGCCGGCGCCGATGACTACGTGACCAAGCCGTTCGCGTTCGAGGAACTGTTGGCCCGCGTCGAAGCCTTGGCGCGCCGACCGCGCGCCATGGTCAGTCCTGTGCTCCGTGTGTCGGACCTGGAGCTCAACCGCGACACCCGTGAAGTCACCCGGGGCGGCGACGCGGTCGACCTCACGCCCAAGGAGTTCGCGGTGCTGGAGTACCTCATGCGTCATGCGGGTCGGGTGATGAGCCGGACCCTGATCACGGAATATGCCTGGGGCTATCACTTCGATCCCGGCACCAACATCGTCGACGTGGTCATCAACCACCTGCGCAAGAAGGTCGACGCGAAACACCCGCGCAAACTCATCACGACCGTCCGCGGCGTGGGATACGTCGTGAAGTAG
- a CDS encoding HAMP domain-containing protein, producing the protein MSSVRSRLANRFAVLVLAAVAIFAGTVYTARRTGAYSELERHARQRAELTLHMFRQAGASQFSVGEGVNRTSFLRYSLDAIPGYLVVYSADGNRDYASASVRALSAYLQGEEITELARADFTAFEGYVNEARATLSAVRFSIRNDAGVLVALRDPSGRVVVAGISEKESNTSWREILGSALVALPFIVLIAVVGAYLLAGNVLEPVDRIRREVEAITDGRSLHKRVAVEVDEEMSRLTTTLNAMLSRLETSFGGLRRFTADASHELKTPLAVLRADVERAMSAPSHSTEQLVALEEALAETARMTALVDSLLTLARADEGRFDLFRESVDLRSIAQEVYETGLILGEPGEINVAMPEVQDITVQGDRMRLRQLYLNLVENAIKYTPKGGTVTLSLKREGDAAHFSVKDSGIGIAAADLPHIFERFWRADRARSRMAERGGNGLGLAICQWIAQAHGGTLTVQSRLHRGSTFTATIPIGHATPALATVEPEVAGDAVR; encoded by the coding sequence GTGTCCTCAGTCCGCAGCCGCCTCGCCAATCGATTCGCCGTGCTGGTGCTCGCGGCGGTGGCGATCTTTGCGGGGACGGTGTACACCGCGCGGCGGACGGGGGCCTACTCGGAACTCGAGCGCCACGCACGACAGCGAGCCGAGCTGACGCTCCACATGTTCCGGCAGGCGGGTGCGTCGCAGTTCTCCGTGGGTGAGGGCGTGAATCGCACCAGCTTCCTGCGGTACTCGCTGGATGCGATTCCGGGATACCTCGTCGTCTACTCCGCGGACGGCAACCGCGACTACGCGTCAGCCTCGGTTCGCGCGCTGTCGGCGTATCTCCAGGGTGAAGAGATCACGGAACTTGCCCGTGCCGATTTCACGGCCTTCGAGGGCTACGTGAACGAGGCTCGTGCGACGCTCTCCGCCGTCCGCTTCTCCATACGAAACGACGCCGGCGTGCTCGTGGCGCTGCGCGACCCCTCCGGGCGAGTGGTCGTTGCGGGGATCTCGGAGAAGGAGTCCAACACCTCGTGGCGCGAAATCCTGGGAAGCGCCCTGGTCGCGCTGCCCTTCATCGTGCTCATCGCCGTCGTGGGCGCCTACTTGCTCGCCGGCAACGTCCTCGAGCCGGTGGACCGCATCCGACGCGAGGTGGAGGCGATCACTGACGGGCGCAGTCTGCACAAGCGCGTGGCGGTCGAGGTCGACGAGGAGATGTCGCGGCTGACCACCACGCTCAACGCCATGCTCAGCCGCCTCGAGACGTCGTTCGGTGGCCTCCGCCGCTTTACGGCCGACGCCAGCCACGAGCTGAAGACCCCGCTGGCGGTGCTTCGCGCGGATGTCGAGCGCGCGATGAGCGCCCCTTCGCATTCCACCGAGCAGCTCGTGGCGCTGGAGGAAGCGCTCGCGGAGACCGCGCGGATGACCGCTCTGGTGGATTCGCTGCTCACCCTGGCGCGCGCGGATGAGGGCCGGTTCGACCTGTTCCGGGAATCCGTCGACCTTCGGAGCATCGCGCAGGAGGTCTACGAAACGGGCCTCATCCTGGGCGAGCCCGGCGAAATCAATGTCGCCATGCCCGAGGTCCAAGACATTACGGTGCAGGGAGATCGCATGCGTCTCCGCCAGTTGTACTTGAACCTCGTGGAGAACGCGATCAAGTACACGCCGAAGGGTGGCACGGTGACGCTGTCCCTCAAGCGTGAAGGCGACGCCGCACACTTTTCCGTCAAGGACAGTGGCATCGGGATCGCCGCGGCCGACCTGCCCCACATCTTCGAGCGATTCTGGCGCGCCGATCGCGCGCGCTCGCGCATGGCCGAACGTGGCGGGAACGGGCTCGGCCTCGCGATCTGCCAATGGATCGCCCAGGCGCACGGCGGCACGCTGACCGTGCAGTCGCGCCTGCATCGCGGGAGCACGTTCACGGCGACGATCCCGATCGGGCACGCGACGCCGGCGCTGGCCACCGTGGAGCCGGAAGTGGCGGGCGACGCCGTCCGCTGA
- a CDS encoding TonB family protein: MFSNLVESKRKKQRSVGGTLASFVLHAVMISGAVWATQRAAVAFEKPKQEKVDFVEVKKDEPPPPKDEPPPPPPDVVAAPPPPKGFQVLTAPVEIPDVLPDIDLSKKMTDEADFSGKGVAGGRATGVEGGKPAPIQQADQPFFEFQVEKPVTALPGSPPPRYPDILRQAGVEGEVLAQFVVDTTGRAEMSSFKVLKTSHDLFGTAVKNALPAMRFIPAEVGGRKVRQLVQQPFSFGIAK, from the coding sequence ATGTTTTCCAACCTGGTCGAGTCGAAACGCAAGAAACAGCGGAGTGTGGGCGGTACCCTGGCTTCTTTCGTGCTGCACGCCGTGATGATCTCGGGTGCGGTGTGGGCCACGCAGCGTGCTGCGGTGGCGTTCGAGAAGCCAAAGCAGGAGAAGGTGGATTTCGTCGAGGTCAAGAAGGACGAGCCGCCTCCGCCGAAGGACGAGCCGCCGCCACCGCCGCCTGATGTCGTTGCGGCTCCGCCCCCGCCGAAAGGCTTCCAGGTCCTGACCGCTCCGGTCGAGATCCCCGACGTGCTTCCCGACATCGACCTGTCCAAGAAGATGACGGACGAGGCCGACTTCTCCGGCAAGGGCGTTGCGGGTGGACGCGCGACCGGGGTCGAGGGTGGCAAGCCGGCGCCCATCCAACAAGCGGATCAGCCGTTCTTCGAGTTCCAGGTGGAGAAGCCGGTGACGGCGCTCCCCGGGAGCCCGCCGCCCCGCTACCCGGACATCCTCCGGCAGGCCGGCGTCGAGGGTGAAGTCCTCGCCCAGTTCGTCGTGGACACGACGGGCCGCGCGGAGATGTCGTCCTTCAAGGTGCTCAAGACCTCGCACGACCTGTTCGGGACCGCGGTCAAGAACGCGCTTCCCGCCATGCGCTTCATCCCTGCCGAGGTGGGCGGCCGCAAGGTGCGTCAGCTCGTGCAGCAACCCTTCTCGTTCGGCATCGCCAAGTAA
- a CDS encoding MotA/TolQ/ExbB proton channel family protein: MNINLQDIWTQTPLFGKILWAILAFMSVWSLSTAIGKLWNLRKAQAETIKFAPEFSQFLEEDNLGEAIKLAEGYKKSHVARVLGGALAEVKPLIMDGSVTVADINTAERAVEREMLMEMVSLKRGLAILATVGSTAPFVGLLGTVFGIINAFEGMASSGGAGITAIAAGIAEALIATGFGLLVAIPAVWFYNYFTTKIDNLSAEMTYTSKEMIDYLIKGVSGEFGRSRFTREFNTQAAGASPISQ; the protein is encoded by the coding sequence ATGAATATCAATCTGCAGGACATCTGGACCCAGACGCCGCTCTTCGGAAAGATCCTGTGGGCCATCCTGGCCTTCATGTCGGTGTGGTCGCTCTCCACCGCGATCGGCAAGCTCTGGAACCTGCGCAAGGCCCAGGCGGAAACGATCAAGTTCGCGCCGGAGTTCTCGCAGTTCCTGGAAGAGGACAACCTCGGCGAAGCCATCAAGCTGGCCGAAGGCTACAAGAAGTCGCACGTCGCTCGCGTGCTCGGTGGCGCGCTGGCCGAAGTGAAGCCCCTGATCATGGACGGCTCGGTCACGGTTGCCGACATCAACACGGCGGAGCGGGCGGTCGAGCGTGAGATGCTGATGGAAATGGTCTCGCTCAAGCGCGGCCTCGCGATCCTCGCGACGGTGGGCTCGACGGCGCCGTTCGTCGGTCTGCTCGGTACGGTGTTCGGCATCATCAACGCCTTCGAAGGCATGGCCTCCTCGGGCGGCGCCGGCATCACCGCCATCGCGGCCGGTATCGCCGAAGCGCTCATCGCGACCGGCTTCGGTCTCCTCGTCGCCATCCCGGCCGTGTGGTTCTACAACTACTTCACGACCAAGATCGACAACCTCTCGGCGGAAATGACCTACACGTCGAAGGAAATGATCGACTACCTCATCAAGGGCGTCTCGGGCGAGTTCGGTCGTTCCCGCTTCACCCGCGAGTTCAACACGCAGGCCGCGGGCGCCAGCCCGATCTCGCAGTAA
- a CDS encoding biopolymer transporter ExbD, with protein sequence MGMSVGGGAGGVKAEPNVVPMIDVMLVLLIIFMVVTPAITAGFTAVPPDGINLKAHPEEDLDQVLGIDKSGKYYINKKPIDLYTEPGADQNEKLGNILRAIYDKRTIDKILYIKADKDLEFGKILDAMDIASRAGVRVVGAVSDQRPGTVSTVPGDDPEAGK encoded by the coding sequence ATGGGTATGTCGGTAGGCGGTGGGGCCGGCGGCGTAAAGGCCGAGCCCAACGTCGTGCCCATGATCGACGTCATGCTGGTGCTGCTCATCATCTTCATGGTGGTGACACCGGCGATCACGGCAGGCTTTACGGCGGTGCCGCCAGACGGCATCAACCTCAAGGCCCACCCTGAAGAAGACCTCGATCAGGTGCTCGGCATCGACAAGTCGGGCAAGTACTACATCAACAAGAAGCCGATCGACCTGTACACGGAGCCTGGCGCCGACCAGAACGAAAAGCTCGGCAACATCCTCCGTGCCATCTACGACAAGCGCACCATCGACAAGATCCTCTACATCAAGGCCGACAAGGATCTCGAGTTCGGCAAGATCCTCGATGCGATGGACATCGCATCGCGAGCAGGGGTTCGCGTCGTTGGCGCCGTTTCGGATCAGCGCCCCGGTACCGTATCCACGGTGCCAGGTGACGATCCGGAAGCCGGCAAATAG
- a CDS encoding biopolymer transporter ExbD: MGMSAGGPSGALNNEPNVVPMIDVLLVLLIIFMIMQPRVRRAVDLQLPDPNPSVAPANAVSDQIVLEVMPNDQYFINKENVPKGNLAARIKSIYDPRPEKIMFFKGDPTVKYQAVIWAMDQARGSGVKVLGVTPKEAAAK; this comes from the coding sequence ATGGGAATGAGTGCAGGCGGACCCTCGGGCGCGCTCAACAACGAGCCCAACGTGGTGCCCATGATCGACGTGCTCCTCGTGCTGCTGATCATCTTCATGATCATGCAGCCGCGCGTCCGACGTGCGGTCGACCTCCAGCTCCCTGACCCGAACCCGTCGGTGGCTCCGGCCAACGCGGTCTCGGACCAGATCGTGCTCGAAGTCATGCCGAACGATCAGTACTTCATCAACAAGGAAAACGTGCCGAAGGGCAACCTGGCCGCACGCATCAAGTCGATCTACGACCCGCGACCCGAGAAGATCATGTTCTTCAAGGGCGATCCCACGGTGAAGTATCAGGCGGTGATCTGGGCCATGGATCAGGCGCGTGGCTCCGGCGTCAAGGTGCTCGGCGTCACACCGAAAGAAGCGGCGGCGAAGTAG